One Sphingobacteruim zhuxiongii DNA window includes the following coding sequences:
- a CDS encoding SusC/RagA family TonB-linked outer membrane protein translates to MAQTDRVIRGTVVDAATGSALAGVSISDAATKNAASTASDGTFEIGTRNNSTLTFQYVGYTKKTITVGSQSNITVQLSEDESELEEVVVVAYGTQKKRDLTGSVSQIDSKALSLQSNSTVSRALEGAAPGIQVSAVDGQPGVDMGIRVRGLGSANQNTSGALVVIDGVPAQNENPLASISPKDIENVTILKDAASTALYGSRGANGVVLITTKKGVKGTPRIAFEGKMGMNQVGPYQFDKISDPKDIYEFAWLSIYNSVRYGVNGSGRAQNYTTNVQNPNMSHEDAAEFASKHIFDYTGSMTDFKANNLGNWMLYNVPGAVYTPTGSGANASSTMTGAYLVNTDGKLNPNANLLYNETYDSHLLENRTRQEYNVSASGGSDKIDYFISGGYLEDPSYIRGSSFKRYNGRANVNAQVYDWLKIGANVGYANRDTQSPATRFGRNAGSAVSNVFRFINGQNPLTQIYARDQNGNIIQENGQNKVHVKQGDTWSPVGPTAAALSTTNIFTVLDNDIDKRVSDDWNTRVYGNVNFLNDFTFTANFSLDKFNDIRTRYWNSESGQSAGVGAFGKVFSNVTIMNAQQLLNYNKTIGSHSIEALLGHEYDSYQFETINYRSSYSLIDNFPSYANYVGRYDGGTFANPGGGIDTRRMESYFARGNYNYADKYFAQVSVRRDGSSKFKLKDKRWGTFWSVGGGWRINAEDFMANTSSWLDNLKVRASYGVIGNQNGISNYSGYQTWGFSAVYQTSNSGVGLPASYVLNQNAYVNDQLTWEKVNTFDAGLDLGFFNRVRLTLDYYNRTTTNGIWSQPISYSKGQSSISTNTARLNNSGFEVDLSVDVIKNENLTWTLATNGTHYKTILKEVPPGVGSAALNGDWTGSVEGWSAAGTGGSGNIAYLRGIDKDYFNMYLFKYAGVDQSSGLPMFYHQVTEADLSAGLFSGSKVGESVATADYSKASRYEMGSAVPKWIGGFSTSLRYKNFDLYGAFAYQLGGKFLSTEYANSLYVSENPAKALSAELIGDTWTPENTGAKFPMVMYGNANGNGSTFGSWMYSDMALFNASYLNFKNITIGYTVPERLLGKSKIKKLRVYASGDNMFMLTSHSGIDPRMSLVGGWEVGAYSYPTMRTFSGGVNLEF, encoded by the coding sequence ATGGCTCAGACGGATAGAGTGATCCGGGGTACTGTTGTAGACGCTGCAACGGGTTCCGCATTAGCGGGGGTATCCATTTCCGACGCTGCCACGAAGAATGCCGCATCAACAGCTTCTGATGGTACATTCGAAATTGGAACCAGAAACAATTCAACTTTAACCTTTCAATACGTGGGTTATACGAAGAAAACAATTACAGTTGGATCTCAATCCAATATTACCGTTCAGTTATCGGAAGATGAGTCTGAACTCGAGGAAGTTGTAGTTGTAGCCTATGGCACGCAAAAGAAGCGTGACTTAACGGGGTCGGTTTCGCAAATCGACTCGAAAGCATTATCACTTCAATCCAATTCGACTGTGAGTAGAGCGTTAGAAGGCGCAGCTCCAGGTATTCAAGTATCAGCGGTTGATGGTCAACCTGGTGTGGATATGGGTATCCGTGTTCGTGGTTTGGGATCTGCAAACCAGAATACGTCAGGAGCATTAGTGGTAATCGATGGTGTTCCAGCACAAAACGAAAACCCTTTAGCTTCGATCAGTCCTAAAGACATTGAAAACGTGACGATCTTAAAAGACGCCGCTTCTACAGCACTTTACGGTTCTCGTGGTGCGAATGGTGTTGTTTTGATAACAACAAAAAAGGGAGTTAAAGGTACGCCGAGAATTGCATTCGAAGGTAAAATGGGAATGAATCAAGTTGGTCCTTACCAATTCGATAAGATTTCTGACCCAAAAGATATCTATGAATTCGCTTGGTTGTCTATTTACAACTCGGTACGCTATGGTGTCAATGGATCTGGTAGAGCACAAAATTACACAACCAACGTGCAAAATCCGAATATGTCACATGAGGATGCAGCTGAATTTGCTTCTAAACACATATTCGACTACACAGGTTCGATGACCGACTTTAAAGCGAACAACTTAGGAAACTGGATGCTGTATAATGTGCCAGGTGCAGTATATACGCCAACAGGATCTGGTGCAAACGCTTCTTCAACGATGACTGGAGCATATTTAGTTAATACGGATGGTAAATTAAATCCAAATGCTAATCTTCTTTACAACGAAACCTATGATTCACATTTATTAGAAAATAGAACACGCCAAGAATATAATGTTTCTGCCTCAGGAGGCTCAGATAAAATAGATTATTTTATTTCTGGGGGTTACTTAGAAGACCCATCATACATCCGCGGATCATCATTCAAACGCTATAACGGTCGTGCGAATGTAAATGCACAGGTTTATGATTGGTTGAAAATTGGTGCAAACGTAGGATATGCAAACCGTGATACGCAATCACCAGCAACACGTTTCGGACGTAATGCAGGTAGTGCCGTTTCTAATGTATTTCGTTTTATCAATGGTCAAAATCCATTAACGCAAATTTATGCGCGCGATCAAAACGGGAATATTATCCAAGAAAACGGACAGAATAAAGTCCATGTTAAGCAAGGTGATACTTGGTCGCCAGTAGGACCTACTGCAGCGGCGCTAAGTACAACGAATATTTTTACGGTATTAGACAATGATATCGATAAGCGTGTTTCTGATGATTGGAATACACGTGTTTACGGAAATGTTAATTTCTTAAACGATTTTACATTCACAGCAAACTTCTCGCTTGATAAGTTTAATGATATCCGTACTCGTTACTGGAACTCAGAGTCTGGTCAGTCAGCAGGTGTTGGTGCATTCGGAAAAGTATTCTCGAATGTGACGATTATGAATGCTCAGCAATTATTGAACTACAATAAAACAATTGGATCTCACTCGATTGAAGCATTATTGGGTCATGAATACGATTCTTACCAATTTGAAACGATTAACTATCGTTCATCTTACTCGTTAATTGATAACTTCCCTTCTTATGCGAACTATGTAGGACGCTATGATGGAGGTACATTTGCGAATCCAGGTGGTGGTATTGATACACGTCGTATGGAGAGTTATTTCGCTCGAGGTAACTATAATTACGCTGATAAGTATTTCGCTCAGGTATCCGTACGTCGCGATGGTTCATCGAAGTTTAAATTGAAAGACAAGCGTTGGGGAACATTCTGGTCAGTAGGCGGTGGATGGAGAATCAATGCTGAAGACTTTATGGCAAACACCAGCAGTTGGTTAGATAATTTAAAAGTTCGTGCTAGTTACGGTGTGATCGGTAACCAAAATGGTATTTCAAATTACTCTGGATACCAAACTTGGGGATTCTCAGCGGTATATCAAACAAGTAATAGTGGTGTCGGACTTCCAGCATCGTATGTGTTAAATCAAAATGCCTATGTGAATGATCAATTAACATGGGAGAAAGTGAACACGTTTGACGCCGGCCTAGATTTAGGATTTTTCAACCGCGTACGTCTAACATTAGATTACTACAACAGAACAACAACTAATGGTATCTGGTCTCAACCTATTTCATATTCCAAAGGACAATCTTCGATTTCGACCAATACAGCGCGCCTAAACAACTCAGGTTTCGAAGTTGATTTAAGTGTAGATGTTATTAAGAATGAAAATTTGACTTGGACATTAGCGACGAATGGTACACATTATAAGACAATCTTAAAAGAAGTTCCTCCAGGTGTAGGTTCAGCAGCATTGAATGGTGATTGGACCGGTTCAGTAGAGGGATGGAGTGCTGCAGGTACAGGTGGATCTGGTAATATTGCTTATCTACGTGGTATCGATAAGGATTATTTTAACATGTACTTATTCAAGTATGCGGGTGTAGATCAAAGCTCGGGCTTACCGATGTTCTACCACCAAGTAACAGAAGCCGATTTATCCGCAGGGTTATTCTCTGGATCAAAGGTTGGCGAAAGTGTTGCAACAGCAGACTACTCTAAAGCAAGTCGTTACGAAATGGGTTCCGCAGTACCTAAATGGATTGGTGGCTTCTCTACTTCTCTACGCTACAAAAACTTTGACTTATATGGAGCTTTCGCTTATCAATTGGGCGGTAAATTCTTGAGTACAGAGTACGCAAATAGCTTATATGTATCAGAAAATCCTGCTAAAGCACTATCAGCAGAACTAATTGGAGATACATGGACTCCTGAAAATACAGGGGCTAAATTCCCAATGGTTATGTATGGTAATGCAAATGGTAATGGTTCTACTTTCGGTAGCTGGATGTATAGCGACATGGCATTGTTCAATGCTTCATACTTGAACTTTAAGAATATTACGATTGGATATACAGTTCCTGAGAGATTACTTGGAAAAAGTAAAATTAAGAAGTTGAGAGTATATGCATCAGGAGATAACATGTTCATGTTGACTTCACACAGTGGTATTGACCCAAGAATGTCATTAGTAGGTGGATGGGAAGTAGGTGCTTACAGCTACCCAACGATGCGTACATTCTCTGGTGGTGTTAATCTAGAATTTTAA
- a CDS encoding FGGY-family carbohydrate kinase, whose product MRGKTRKPVIAIFDVGKTNKKLFLFDEHYQIVYEKSARFLETLDEDGDPCENLESLRLSVFDSLHEIFRREEFDVKAINFTSYGASFVYIDEDGRPLAPLYNYLKEYPEALSTPLHKKYGGLEQFSLDTASPSLGSLNSGLQVYRLKNEQKEVFEKTKYALHLPQYLSFLLSGKAYSDMTSIGCHTALWDYNKHDYHQWVKDEKIDKKLAPIVDASAVFPATFPGSTFKIGVGLHDSSSALIPYLLNFHEPFILISTGTWCISINPFNDQPLTKSELESDCLFYLSFQGKHVKASRLFAGQEHEIQSKRIADHFDVTTARFKHMEINWDIVKELESKPVDVELDAFGKLDLGQYADFEIAYHALILHLIKAQVVSTKLIQAGKKTTRIFVDGGFSKNNIYMNLLAHEFPEMEVYAASMAQATAIGAALVIHEHWNQQPVPNDLIEIRFFRA is encoded by the coding sequence ATGAGGGGAAAAACACGCAAACCGGTAATAGCCATATTTGATGTGGGAAAAACGAATAAGAAGTTGTTCTTATTTGATGAACACTATCAAATTGTATATGAGAAATCTGCGCGTTTCTTAGAAACATTGGATGAAGACGGCGATCCTTGTGAAAACTTGGAGAGCTTACGATTATCGGTGTTTGACTCGTTGCATGAGATTTTTCGTAGAGAGGAATTTGATGTTAAAGCCATCAATTTTACTTCCTATGGTGCGAGCTTCGTTTATATAGACGAGGATGGACGTCCATTGGCACCACTTTACAATTACTTAAAAGAATATCCAGAGGCACTTTCGACTCCTTTACACAAGAAGTATGGAGGCCTTGAACAATTTAGCTTAGATACGGCGTCGCCATCCTTAGGAAGCTTAAACTCGGGATTACAAGTCTATAGGCTGAAAAACGAACAAAAAGAAGTTTTTGAGAAAACTAAATATGCCCTACATCTACCGCAATATTTAAGTTTCTTATTATCAGGAAAAGCTTATTCAGATATGACCAGCATAGGCTGTCACACAGCTCTTTGGGATTATAATAAGCATGACTACCATCAATGGGTAAAAGACGAGAAGATCGATAAAAAATTAGCACCGATAGTAGACGCATCGGCGGTGTTTCCTGCAACATTTCCTGGAAGTACTTTTAAGATCGGTGTCGGACTACACGATAGTTCTTCGGCATTAATCCCGTATTTATTGAATTTCCATGAACCCTTTATTCTAATATCAACGGGTACTTGGTGTATTTCGATAAATCCTTTCAATGATCAACCTTTAACAAAATCTGAACTTGAGAGTGACTGTTTATTTTATCTCTCTTTTCAAGGCAAACATGTGAAAGCGTCGCGTTTATTCGCAGGACAAGAGCATGAAATTCAATCGAAAAGAATCGCCGATCATTTTGATGTGACCACTGCCAGATTTAAACACATGGAGATCAACTGGGACATCGTTAAAGAATTGGAAAGCAAGCCTGTTGATGTTGAACTTGATGCGTTTGGAAAGCTTGATTTAGGGCAATATGCAGATTTTGAAATCGCGTATCATGCATTGATTCTACATTTGATCAAAGCACAAGTGGTTTCAACAAAGCTGATACAAGCAGGGAAGAAAACTACACGAATTTTCGTCGATGGCGGATTTAGTAAGAATAACATTTACATGAATTTACTAGCACATGAATTCCCGGAAATGGAAGTGTATGCGGCTTCTATGGCACAAGCGACAGCAATAGGCGCGGCGCTAGTAATTCATGAGCATTGGAATCAACAACCTGTACCTAATGACTTAATCGAAATTAGGTTCTTTAGGGCATAA
- a CDS encoding TIM barrel protein produces the protein MRIEKEQIEQHNNRLAAKHKRAFDYISEDISEVESIINKLQQFQIAIPSWALGTGGTRFGRFSGKGEPGNLEQKIEDVGLLHALNRSSGAISLHIPWDIPQNAEQIKSLASSYGLQFDAVNSNTFQDQEGQEHSYKFGSLHHVDPKVRKQAVQHNIDVINHGIALGSKALTVWLADGSSFPGQLNFREAFQNTLESLKEIYAHLPEDWKLFVEYKAFEPHFYSMTIGDWGQSLLLATKLGSKAYTLVDLGHHLPNANIEQIVSLLLMEGKLGGFHFNDSKYADDDLTAGSIKPYQLFLIFNELVEGMDASGLDHATGLGWMIDASHNLKDPLVDLLQSVDAIMIAYAQALLVDRVALKEAQRDNDIVKAQQILQDAFRTDLRAIVAEARLRDGAALDPIGLYNELSVREELIKERGDNTVATGL, from the coding sequence ATGAGAATAGAGAAAGAACAAATAGAACAGCATAATAATAGATTAGCAGCGAAACATAAACGAGCATTTGATTATATTTCTGAGGATATCTCAGAGGTGGAATCAATTATCAATAAGTTACAACAATTCCAAATTGCCATTCCAAGTTGGGCGTTAGGTACAGGCGGCACTAGATTTGGACGATTCTCCGGAAAAGGCGAACCTGGTAACTTAGAACAAAAGATTGAGGACGTTGGCTTACTACACGCCTTAAATCGCTCTAGTGGTGCTATTTCATTGCACATTCCTTGGGACATCCCTCAAAATGCCGAGCAAATTAAGTCATTAGCGTCAAGCTATGGGCTGCAATTTGATGCGGTAAATTCAAATACATTTCAAGATCAAGAAGGACAAGAGCACAGCTATAAGTTTGGTTCTTTACATCATGTTGACCCTAAAGTGCGTAAACAAGCCGTTCAACATAATATTGATGTCATTAATCATGGTATTGCATTAGGTTCTAAAGCTTTAACCGTTTGGTTGGCAGATGGTTCTTCGTTTCCTGGTCAATTGAATTTCCGCGAAGCATTCCAAAATACCTTGGAGAGTTTGAAGGAAATTTATGCTCATCTTCCGGAAGATTGGAAGCTTTTTGTAGAATACAAAGCTTTCGAGCCTCACTTTTATTCCATGACCATTGGAGACTGGGGACAATCACTTTTACTAGCTACAAAATTAGGTTCTAAGGCCTATACGTTGGTTGATTTAGGTCACCATTTACCGAATGCTAATATTGAGCAAATCGTTTCTCTATTATTAATGGAAGGTAAATTGGGTGGATTCCATTTCAATGATAGTAAGTACGCTGACGATGATTTGACGGCGGGTAGCATTAAGCCATATCAGTTGTTTTTAATCTTCAATGAACTTGTCGAAGGCATGGACGCCAGCGGATTGGATCATGCAACGGGTTTAGGTTGGATGATTGACGCTTCACATAACTTGAAAGATCCTTTGGTGGACTTATTACAGTCTGTAGATGCCATCATGATCGCATATGCGCAGGCTCTTTTAGTTGATCGAGTGGCGTTAAAAGAAGCGCAACGTGATAACGATATTGTTAAAGCTCAGCAGATTTTACAAGATGCATTTCGCACAGATTTACGTGCTATAGTTGCCGAGGCAAGGTTACGTGATGGTGCAGCATTGGATCCTATAGGTTTATACAATGAGCTTTCAGTACGTGAGGAACTAATTAAAGAACGTGGTGACAATACGGTAGCAACCGGTTTATAA
- a CDS encoding bifunctional aldolase/short-chain dehydrogenase — translation MKTYKHVNYLWNDEQAKSLEGDEVALLLYRSNLLGSDLRITNYGGGNTSCKVMDKDPLTGEEVEVMWIKGSGGDIGTLKKSGLAALYVDRLRNLENVYRGIEHEDEMVELFNHCIFDLNSKAPSIDTPLHGFLPFKHIDHLHPDAAIAIAAAKDGKQITKDLFNGTIGWVDWQKPGFDLGLQLRACLEENPGIRGIMLGSHGLFTWGDTAYESYVNSLDVIEVCATYLEENFGKSRPVFGGQKVESLSETDRQAQAAKLAPILRGFCSSERHMIGHFTDDSRVLEYINSNDLEKLAPLGTSCPDHFLRTKIQPLILNLDKNEDLSDLEAIREKITPLFEEYRAMYTEYYETCKHPNSPAIRDRNPVIIIYPGVGMFAFAKDKQTARVAAEFYTNAINVMKGSEAVSQYTSLPRQEAFNIEYWLLEEAKLQRMPKPKALSGKIALVTGSAGGIGKAIAKKFANEGAVVVLNDMNAERLAGAEEEFVGLFGRDNVVSVSLDVTNEEQIQKAFEKASLAFGGIDIVVNNAGLSISKSIEDHSQKDLDLLYNVLVKGQFFVTQGAVKIMKAQSVGGDILNIVSKNALVSGPNNAGYGSAKAAQLHLSRLNAAELGAAKIRVNVVNPDAVISDSNIWAGGWAEGRAKAYGVTVEELPAYYAKRTLLNEIILPEDIANACFAFVGGLLNKSTGNVLNVDGGVAMSFVR, via the coding sequence GTGAAAACATACAAGCACGTCAACTATTTGTGGAACGATGAGCAAGCAAAATCACTTGAAGGTGATGAGGTTGCATTATTGTTATACCGTTCAAATCTGTTAGGTTCAGATTTGAGAATTACGAACTATGGTGGTGGAAATACCTCTTGCAAAGTGATGGATAAAGATCCGTTGACAGGTGAGGAAGTTGAAGTCATGTGGATTAAAGGTTCTGGTGGTGATATCGGTACCTTGAAGAAGTCCGGATTGGCTGCCTTATACGTCGATCGTCTTCGTAATCTGGAGAATGTCTATCGTGGTATTGAACATGAGGACGAAATGGTGGAGTTATTTAATCACTGCATTTTTGATCTCAATTCAAAAGCTCCTTCAATCGATACTCCTTTGCATGGTTTCTTGCCATTTAAGCATATAGATCACTTGCATCCTGACGCGGCAATTGCGATTGCTGCAGCAAAGGATGGAAAGCAAATAACAAAAGATTTATTCAATGGAACAATCGGCTGGGTAGATTGGCAAAAACCTGGTTTCGATTTAGGTTTACAATTGAGAGCATGTCTTGAAGAGAACCCAGGAATACGAGGCATTATGCTTGGTTCTCATGGTTTATTTACTTGGGGAGACACGGCTTACGAGAGCTATGTAAATTCTTTGGATGTAATCGAAGTTTGCGCAACTTATTTAGAAGAAAACTTTGGAAAATCACGTCCAGTTTTTGGAGGTCAAAAAGTTGAAAGCCTAAGTGAAACAGATCGTCAAGCACAAGCTGCTAAATTAGCGCCAATCTTGAGAGGATTTTGTTCTAGCGAACGCCACATGATAGGCCATTTTACAGATGATTCACGTGTGTTGGAATACATCAATTCCAATGATTTAGAGAAACTTGCGCCATTGGGTACAAGTTGTCCGGATCACTTCCTTCGTACGAAGATTCAACCGCTTATTCTGAATTTAGATAAGAACGAGGATCTAAGTGATTTGGAAGCCATTCGAGAAAAAATTACACCGCTTTTCGAAGAATATAGAGCGATGTATACGGAGTATTATGAAACGTGTAAGCACCCAAATAGTCCTGCAATTCGCGATAGAAATCCAGTTATCATTATCTATCCTGGAGTAGGGATGTTTGCCTTTGCTAAAGATAAACAAACAGCACGCGTTGCCGCGGAATTTTATACCAATGCCATCAATGTGATGAAAGGTTCAGAGGCAGTGAGTCAATATACTTCGTTGCCGCGTCAAGAGGCATTCAATATTGAATATTGGTTGCTAGAAGAAGCTAAACTTCAACGTATGCCAAAACCAAAAGCATTGTCTGGAAAGATTGCGTTGGTTACAGGTAGTGCTGGTGGAATCGGAAAAGCGATCGCGAAGAAATTTGCAAACGAAGGCGCTGTTGTGGTTTTAAACGATATGAATGCTGAACGTTTAGCAGGAGCTGAAGAGGAGTTTGTTGGTCTTTTTGGTAGAGATAATGTTGTTTCAGTATCTTTAGACGTGACCAATGAAGAGCAAATTCAGAAAGCTTTTGAAAAAGCTAGCTTAGCGTTTGGAGGTATAGATATCGTTGTAAACAATGCAGGATTATCAATCTCGAAATCTATTGAAGATCATTCGCAAAAAGACTTAGATTTATTATACAATGTGTTAGTAAAGGGACAGTTCTTTGTGACCCAAGGAGCCGTTAAAATCATGAAAGCACAAAGCGTTGGTGGCGATATCTTGAATATTGTTAGTAAAAACGCTCTGGTAAGTGGTCCGAACAATGCGGGATATGGAAGTGCTAAAGCTGCTCAATTGCATTTAAGCAGATTAAATGCGGCAGAGTTGGGTGCAGCAAAGATTCGTGTTAATGTTGTAAATCCAGATGCTGTAATTTCAGATAGTAATATCTGGGCTGGCGGATGGGCTGAAGGTAGAGCTAAAGCTTATGGCGTAACAGTCGAAGAATTACCAGCATATTACGCAAAACGTACTTTATTAAATGAGATAATTCTTCCAGAAGATATCGCTAATGCATGCTTCGCGTTTGTCGGAGGTTTGCTAAACAAATCGACTGGAAATGTATTGAATGTAGATGGCGGCGTTGCCATGTCATTCGTAAGATAA